The DNA window AAAAGTGCCACGCCTGGGGGTGGCGAGCTGTCCCCCGCTTCATCCTGGGTGTCCTCTGCCTCCTTTACTTCAGCTCCCTGCCCTTCGGCATCTACCTCCTGCTCATTGAGCACCACAGCCTGGGCATCATCCTGGTCAGCCTTGTGCCCtccaccctcctcctctgcatTGTCTACAGCCTCTGCCAGTGCCTGTGCCTGGAAGTCTTTGGGTTCCCCCACTCCTGACCCTGCCAGGCCAACCCCTGTGCCTGTGCCAAGGAGGGTTTGGGTTCCTTGGAGTGTTGTCCCTTGGGGTACAGGTGTTCCCTGATCCACAGCATGCTCTGCCTGGACCACAGGGAGAAGCTCAGCGCCTGGTGCCTTCCCATGCAGAACAGCACTGGAATTTCCATGTGGGAGCCTACACCTGagtggctgcaggagctcaTTGCAGCCTACAAGCATTTGGGCTGGACCCTcagctcctcatcctcctcttccacaGCGGAcaaagagcaggagctgggctgagagcagagcagcagccggGAGACTAATCCCAACTGAGGCAGGGCGGGTGCTGGGCACTGAGCGCCGCGGTCGGAGGGACCCCGGCAGGAGAGGGACGGGCAGAGCCCGGGGGCTCCTGCGGCCGAACCGGCCCCAGCACGGCTCCGTGTCCATAGTGTAAATAGTTCTGTCCGTGGCGCCCACGCTCCTGGCGGGGCTGCTCCCATCGCATCCGTGTTCTTTTCCCATGTGTGAGTCCCGTGTTTGCCCACACTGTgtcctggagagggaaggagcagaggagaggagttTCTTTGGTGTGTAAAGACGTCTTTGCAGCTGTTTTGTAGTCGTTGTGGTTTTTATGCGAAGCCTCTGGGCTTTATTTAACCtccttgggttttgttttgtaaggaTTAATTTAACACCGCTAAccattttattacttttatcaAGAAGAGCAAAGTCTATTTTTACTCTCTGCCTTGGACCTACCCTGTTCCCCAGGGACTGCTCGCAGCACCACTGGCACTAAAGttccccacatccctgctggCACATCTGCATCCCTACCAGCATCCCCACCGACACGCCACATCCCTGccagcacccccagcagcacccacaccAGACAGGCAACACCAGGAGGCCCAAGACAGTCATGTTTATTATCACTCTGTGTCCTTCCCTGCCCACATCTCCCACTCTTCTTGGCTGGGCAGCTGACAGGTCCCATGTCCGTCTGTCCAGCCATGCCCTTTGGGACAAAACATGACCACCCCAGCCCTACGCCTGCTCCAGGACCACTGGCAACCCCGGCGGACACCCGTCCTTGTCAGGGGGAGATGCCAGCATCGCCTCCACACTCCAGATCTTGGGTTTCTGGGGCTGcttgccctgcccagggcttgGCCCTACTTCAGGGCTGCCCCCACACCCATCCTGCACGGAGGTGGAACTGGGAATGGGTTCAGCAGCTGGTGGGACCCCTTCGCCCTCGCTGTCTTCACCGTCCGAGGTGCTGCGCGCGGCCCAGCCCGCCTTGTTCTCCTTCTTGAGGCGCCGGCGGGCGTTGGCAAACCAAGTGGAGACCTGGGTGAGGCTCATCCGGCTGACCACAGCCAGCATCACCTTCTCCCCCTTGCTGGGGTAGGGGTTCCTGGGGTGCCGTGCCAGCCAGGCCTTCAGTGCCCCGGTGCTTTCCCGTGCTGCCGCTGCCTTCGCCCGGCCTGGCTCTGCGGGCAGCCCCAGCGGCACCTCATAGGGTGGGGAGACCtggaggggcagaggggtgTCAGGGTGGGACAGGGTGGGGGGGTAACACGGCCAgaggagagaggctgagagatGTAGGGGCTCCTACATCCCTTCGTGtgtgggagggagcagagctgtaTCCTTCCCCTCCTCGCTCTTTCCCATGTGGATCCTGAAGTGCTGGGGTGCAGGGTGGTgtgtgggggtgggggtgggcaggggaaTGCTGAGGAGGCACAGGGAACTCAGGACAGCAGATCCTCAGCCCCCACCCTAACCACCCTACAtagccccatcccagccctgggagggtCCCATGTCCCAGCCCTCCGGATCTGCAGCCCTGTACTTACCAGGGTCGTCAGGAGGCTCACGGGGGGTGGCAGGAGGCTGTACCCAGCCAGCATGGGGCAAGGGCAGGGGTAGGGGCAGGGCAGTAGGGCTTGAGGGGGTCCCTGCAGGGTCCCCCAAGGccccccacagctccccagcTCTTGTCCTGGGCTCCTCTTGCCCCGAGGTGCTGCcatgctgcaggagaggagctggggagctgctcccGGGCGTTTTATAGCTGCTGGGGTCCGCAGTGACTGACAGCTGATTAGGGGGTATTAGCACCCAcgagagcagcagcaggatctggGGCACCCAGTACCCCCCCGGCTACTGTTGGGCAGGGACTGGCAGGGACTGCCCTCCTTGCCTGCCTGCCACTGGCCAGGACCCTGTCTCCAGCCCCCCAACTCTGCACAGCCTACATGGCCCCCACGGATGGGGTGCAGTGGCACCCAGGGGCTGGTGCTTGGGACCCACGTGAGCTCCACAGCCACAGGGACACAACACACCTGGGGCTTTACTGCAGTGCCCAGAGCATCAGTCCTGCCCATGACCCCAGCCCTGACCTGGTCCTGAGGCTGGGGTCAGCAGAACCCCCCCATGCTGTGGAGGGCTGGGTTGGAGGGCCAGGGGCTGGTGGACTCATGCCTGGTGGGAGAACAAATCCCCATATTGCCCTATCCTGCTCCTCCTATGTCTTGGCCAGGTCCTCACCcaagccccagcactgccacgcCTGCCGCTGGATTCCCGGCAACAGAGCAGTGAAGGGAAAGGGTCTtgcagccccagggacagctggggatccctgcaggcactggggGGGCTCCTGTGGCTTGTGCAGAAGGGGCAGTGGGTGGGCACGGCAGTGGTGGGCAGCTGTGAGAGGGGCCCCAAGAGCCCACGACCCCCCGAACCACCCGCTCCTGCCGCCGCGCCTCCCTGCTAAGACTGGGATTATCCCACAGGTTGTATCCGTCATTAAATACCGACTAATAACGCTCTCAGGATATTAAATATGTAACAAACCCGCTTAGCGCTGGCCAGGACGGGAAGACGAAGGTCACCGGTGCTAATGAGCCTGGACGCACCCCTGGCTCCTCGCAGGCCCTGGCAACAGCAGAATGTCCCGGGGTTGATGTGCCAGTGCCGAGGGGTCCCAAGTCCCTGCACTGCCCCCATGGCCAgaccccagcagcacctggagctCCCAATAAGCATCAGCTGGTGTTCTGGTCCCGTCCATCCCACCGTGCCTGGTCTTGTGCCCTTGAGCAGCCCCAGGCGTGGAAGCCACAGGGCAGCTGAACACTGGTGCTGGCTGGGACCTGCCCTGGACACGGCCCTGCAAGTGGCCCCATAACCTTGTCCCCACAGGACTCCTCCAGCCCTAATCAGTGCCACAGATCCACTTGATTAGATAATGGGGCTGTAATCTAGGAAAGCGCCTGTGGATTGCTGTGGCAcaccctgaccctgcacagcacagctggagagggagggcCACGGCCAGCCGCCGGCACACACAGCTGGACACCGACTGAGCCATGGCCGGGCAGGCACAGCCACgcaccagcagcactgggcatGGACAAGGCCAGTGTGAAGGCAGTGGGACGGAGCCACAGTCGGGATGAAGccacagctgggacagagccACAGTCGGGATGgagccacagccagggctggtcAGCACAGGGGGCCACAcacacctccctgccctggtggTCGGGGGGGCCGGCCCACGCCCCCCACCCCTGCctgagcaggacagggagagcCCATCACAGTGCCCAGGGATTGCACTGCCCCGgtcccagagctgtggggaTTGGGCCTCACAGAGGCTCTCCCCGAGGCTGGGTGGTTCCcagcctttttccccctccGTGGATAATCAGTTTaatgcaggagcagagaactaAAACTCTGCGATTAGCTGTTATAATCGCATGTAAATACGCCCAGACAAGCCGCTCAGGAGGGCAGTGTGGGGCTCCGGACAGAGTTACACGGGATTTAGGCTGTTTACCACTCGATTAATTTCATGACTCCAGCCCCAAGCCCACCGCTGTCCCAGCTGCCCGGCTCACTTCCCAGGAGTCAAGGTCACTCGGGCGGGAGGCAGCTGATAGCCCAGAGCATCTGCCAGCAGTGACgggcccagcacagccctgggctctgggacccctgtgctgcagccccagaggATGTGCTGGGGAGACCGGGCTGTGCTGTCCCCGCTGGCCAGAGCCCAGACCCCCAGGCAGGCACACACCCAGGTCTCCATCCCTTTTTATTCATAAGCGTAGTCAAAGCTTGAGAATGTCACAGCTGAACCCCTCCCACAACCACCGACGGCCAACACCAGAGTCCATCCCctgttcagaagaaaaataagagcatcttccacctctgcctcctcctcctccttagGTTTCTCCAGTCCAGAGCCCTgttgctgcctgcctgcaggCTGGAGATGCCACGGGAGGGTCGGCTGCTGGCACAGTGGGACCACAGGCCCCATGGCTGTGGGGAGCACGTGGCTGTGGCTGCACACACCTCGCCTCTCACATCACACCACACAGCTGTGCTCAGCCCCACGgctcccccaggaccctcaTGTGCTGGCAGACACCGATCTGTATCTGCACACACAGACAATTCAGGATAAGGGGTTTCAGATCATCAAGTGCAACAGGCAAAGAGACCGTCCACACACGggctgcccctgcagctgctgagcagtCTCTGGGGGGATGCACAGGACCCCACTGGCACGGGGCCGAGCGGCAACGTGTCCATGTCTGTGCCGCTCCGGCTCGGGCGTGTCCCTCGCGGCCCCGACGCAATAAGGCAActgctggctggggctgctgccgGCGTGGCCACCTGCCCAGCGCggtgctcagccctgcccagtgcTACTCTGCCAGCGTGATCACGTCGTAGTGGATGCCCGGCTGCAGTTGATGGATCTGCTCGGCCGCCGCCTCAGTGCTGAAGACGCCCTGGGCCTGGGCCATCGCTGCATCTGCCACTGCTGCAAGGAAAGGGGGGTCAGCACCACCTTGCAGGgtcccccctcctgctcccggGGAAGGGACACACGGCCACCTCGCTCCTGTGGGGCTCATGCTCTGTGGAGCAGGGAGCCCAGCTCTGGTTAACTCTGTTCTGGAACTGACAGGCTCGGATCAGCAAAGATCCACCCTCGGACACCACAGTTGGCAGCAGAACAGCAATCCAGGCTCACCTTCCCAGTCCTCCCGCCCAGGGCCACTGCACAGCTCCCTGACAGCCCCAACCACTGTTGCTGGCAGGACTGGCACCCCAGGCCCTGGGAGGACCAGTCCATTCAGCCCAGGGCCCTGCTCCTACCTGAGACAGCTGAGTGTGCCGCTGcttccagctgtgcctgggtgacgagctgctgctcaggtgaCACGGGCATGTACTGGATCTGCACAGGGAAGAACAGGGAAGGCCTGAGGGAAGGGgctcttctgcagctgctctcgCCACAGTCGCTGCATTGAGGTACCAGCCCATGAGCACCGTTTCACATCGCCCTCTCCAGGCAGGCTCAGGGATCACCTCAcagcagcccctccagctcctgcctggccccTTACCTGTGACTCCGGGAGGAACTGGCTGCCCTGCTCATACTGGATGTGGGTGATCTGACCATCCTGTACCTGGGGACAAGCAGTGAGGCTGCATTAGGGCTGTGACTGTCCAGGCCCCCAACAAAGCTGTGACCGGAACTGAGTAAGCTGGAGGGGGCCCAAGggagctcagccccacacatgGCACCCTATCAGCCCCACCCACTGGGTGAAGGGAGTGGACAGCCTGAAGCTCACCTGGATGTGATGTCCCTCTGGGACAACAACATACTCCTGAGGAAGCAAGTGTGGGACGCCTTCCTGGGCAATAATGTATTGAACCTGCAAACACAGGAATTCAGACCCAGGAAAGATCACCACTGCCCATCCCCCACCACCACGGGGCTGGATCTGTCTGTCTCCTGTGCCTGTTTTCACCACCCCAGTGGCTCCAGCTCTCCCTACTGACCCCTGTTGTCCCCACTGCCACCAGTTCTCCCAGCTCCCACTTGGCAGAGTCCCCTGTCCGTGGGCCGTGTCCTCTCACCTGGTTGTCAGCGGTCACTAAGTGCTGTACTGTCTGCCCGTCTGCAGTCGTGATCTCCTGGATGTAGGCTGCCTCCTCCTGCAAGGTCAGTAAGTGCCCCATGTGGTCAGGGGGGCTGGGCCTGGCTGCAGTCTCCTGAGAGGGAGGTTGAGGCCAAGGGATCCGACTCACCTGGCTGGTGACGCTCTGCTCCTGTGTGACAAGGatgtgttcctgtcccagggctTGCTGCAGCCTCTCAGGAGCCAGCACGGCCTGGCCggcctgcagagctgctgcaatgcagagagagctgctggggacaccagtggggacactgccagggctgcccaTGGCCCCACTCCCCAGaggctgctcctggccctgaCCCAactcagccctgcctggcccACGGGCTGGGTGAATCCTGCACAGGGTTCTGGCTGCAGGACACCTGCAGGTCAGTCCTGGTCACAGGGACACGTCTTACTGTGCAGGGTGGCCAGGGTGTCCTCATCACTGTTCAGGATGATGgtctgctgggcagcagcaggccCTGGCCTCTTCCCCTCAGAGCTGTGCAAACGCTGTGTGTGGAACTTGAGGTGCCCATTACGGTTGAACCTAtgggaggagcagagcaagcTGGAGTTTGCCACAGGACCCTGTGCTCTCTGAGACACAGGCCACAGGCACATCCTACAACATGGCCCATCCCAGTTCCTAGCATGTTCCCATCAGTGCCCAGGTACTGAACCTCCCCATGCAGAGCTTCCTTGGGGATGAAGCTGAGTccacctgcagcaggaattGTTCCAAGGGCAGAGTCCCCTCTaacaggggctgctgctggggaagggctggagcagtgAGCTCTGCCAAGATCCTGTCTCTCCTCTTGAACCTTGCAGAACTCTGTGGGATCTCCCAAAGCAGGAACAGCCCTGTTGCATCACTCACCTCTGCCCACAGACGTGGCACGCGAAGGGCTTCTCGTTGGTGTGGGTCAGCATGTGCCTGCGCAGGTCCTTCTTGTTCTTGGAGGCAAAGCTGCAGTGGGGGCACTTGTGTGGCCGGAGACTGGCGTGCTGGACCATGTGGCTCTGGGACAGGACAACAAGAGTTAGGACAGAAACACCGTTTTCCCAAACCCcttgttcccagggctgctctgtgccaggcaACCTACCCGGACCTCCGGCCAGAGCGTGGCAGTGAAGTTACAGTCGGGACACTTGAAGGTGCTGTGCCCAATGTGGGCTCTCTTGTGACTCTCCATCTCCGCTCTCCCTGTGAACATGGCTGTGCAAATCTTGCATGAAAACTTTTTGGCTGTGGAAATCTTGCACGAGAGCTTCTTGCCTGTGGAAACTTTGCACGAGAGCTTCTTGGCCATGCCTTGGAGTACAGGCCACTTGATCTTTGTGGATGAGACTTCCTGCCCCTCGGAGGCTGGGGATAAAGATGAGTCCTTCTGGAGCTGCCTGGTGACACACTGCACCAGGGGCCACTTGACGCCGGTGGGCTGAGCCTCCTGGCCGTCCACAGGTGAGGGAACTGCAGCATCCCCactgaggggctgtgggagaaATACCAGTCACACCTGCTCACACTGCTGCCCAGGATGGGGAGCAGGCTCAGCTCCTTACCTCCACAGTCTGGAACTGGCTCCCTGGGACACTGGATGACATGATGTAATGATTGTTATGGTCCTTCAGAGCCTCCTCCGTCATCACAGTCCCGCTCACCACAACTGCATGGGAGGTCTCCACAGGGCTCTCCTCCTCACTGATGGAGAGGACAAGGTCAGAGAggccctgcctcctcctcatcATCACTTAAAGCCTCCTCACTGGAGAGCAGAAGTGCCTCCACCTCCCCGCTCCTCCCTTACAGCTGACCTGTACAGCGTGCCAGGGGCCTGGATCTCCTCACTGATGGGTGCAATGATGCTGTACTCTGCTGTCCCGCCAAAGGGGATGGTGATCTGCTGCAGCTCCGAGCCACCCAGGCTTGCCTCCCTGTAAGCCTCCTGCACCAGTGTCTGCCCAGGCTCTGCCATGTGCAGCATCACcaatttctgctgctgctgctcctttgaGTCCACCtttgcctcctcctcctgtgcctgtGGCTCACAGGGGCCTGGTGTCTCTCCTGGGTCATCTGGCTTCACCACTGCCACCTGTGTGAGACAGCGGCTCAGCTGAGGGGAGCAAGGCTCTGCAAGACACCCCTGTAGAGGAACAGGGTTGGGAAGCCTCCCTTTGCCACCCCCAGCAGGTCTGGCCTTCTCAGCCCTGCTCACCTGCAGTGAGCCTGTGGCCAGCTCTCGCTGGGCGCTCATGTTCAGCAGCAGATCCAGGGCTGTCTGTGTGGCCAGCTCTGCTGATCCAGCCACATCTGAGGGGGCGGATGGGAAGAGTCAGGTAGGTGCTCGCCCACCTCCTccccattccaaccccttcccGGGAACTCACTGACCTTGTTCGTAGATGATGGTGGCCCCTTCCAGGGAACTCTGTGAGAGGACAGGGGGTTCTGCTCCTGTGACGGCCTGGACCGTGTGGCAGGTGAGGGGGCCAAGAGGCGCCTGCATGAGAGAGGGAGCTGACAGCATGGCAGGTAGTGAGCACTGGGAGGAGCCGGGGCCGGGCACGGCACTCACCGGTGGGCTGGCCTCCGGCTCAGCTGGTGCCTgcacctggctgtgctgctgcttcagctccTCGATCTGCTGCAGGGTGAAGaaggggcggcggcggcagggCGGCTCCTCGGGGTGCCGCTGTGCCCACTCCTCGAAGGAGTCTGCGTGGCGGCACTGCACGTGCAGGCGTAGGTTCTTCTTGTGCTTGGTGGTGAAGTGACAGAACTCGCAAGCAAACGGCTTTCCTCCTGCAGGGCCCGGGAGGGGCAGTCAGGCACAGGGTTCCCAAGAGatggcagggagagcaggcaggctCTGACCTTCTCCGGGAGAAGGGGGGGTGCAGGACATTGGGCTCCTCTCACCTGTGTGCTTGACTGCCATGTGCGAGACCAGGAAGTCCTCCCGGAAGGTGGAATACTTGCAGATGCTGCACTTGTAGGGCTTGTCATTCATGTGTGACAGCTGGTGGTTCAGAAGGATCTTCTTGTCCTCGCAGACGTAGTCACAGAACTCACACTTGAACCTGCCAGGATAAAGCTGCCTGTCacaggggctgagggggagTGGGACACGGGCTCTGCCAGGGCACGCCGTGGGCTGTGCCGGGCTCCCACCTGCGGTTGGCGATGGCCTGGATGTGTGTCAGCAGGTGCATCTTGAAGGTGTAGCGCTTCTTAAAGGACTTCCCACACTGTGGCGGaacaaaacagagcagtgttcacctcctgcccagccccacctgctgccagcccctccccaggctgTCTCCCTCACCTTGTCACACATGTGAGgcttctctgtgctgtgtgtcTTCATGTGCTGCGTAAGCCTCTTCTGCATGGGGTAGACACGGTTGCAGACGGGGCACGGGAAGGAGTTCAGCTTTGGTGGCTGGATGGAGAGCATGAAGATGAGCTCACCTGGACAGGCTCACCAGTTTCCTTACCCTCTCCCCCACTGCAGGACCTGGGCTTCCTCAAGAGATCCAGAAACAATGCCCTCAACAAGGCACTGAGAATTTGTGGAAGACCCAGATGTGCCTCTTCCCATATAACAGTGCTGAGAAACAAGCCAACAGAGTACTCAAACTCACCGGATCAGCTCTCTTCttcctaaaaaaagaaagaagaaaagccccGTGTGTGAGCCACACCCCAAGTCTGAGCCGCCTTGTATCCAGACACCAAAACTCTCCTATTTGGAAAGGGCCAGAGGtcaggggaaggggcagccacGGCTGCCCTCTCAGGGCAGGAGGAACAGTGTCAGTGCGATTCAGTCCCCAGGACTGTGCTTCCCTCACCTGTCCCGGCTGTGCACCGTGGAGTGCCGGATGACATCCTTCTTGTACACACTGGTGTAATTGCACTCCTCACACTTGTAGGGCTTGCTGCCCACGTGGTTGAACATGTGCTCCTGTAAGAAGCAGAACAGGGCCGTGAGACCTGGGGCTGCCAGGCACCCTCGTGGATTTGGAGCAGGGCAGACGGAGCTCACCTTGAGGGAGGACCAGCGCCGGGAGCGGTAGCTGCACTGCAGACACTTGAAGAGCTGCGGGTCGTTGGCCTCGTGCGAGTTGACGTGGAAGCGCAGATCGTCGTGTGTGAGGAACCGCGAGCCGCAGATCCGGCACAGGTACGGCCGCATCAGGGGCTTGGGGGACTTGTAGTAGTACCTGCAGAAACAGGAGCGGGACTCAGAGCTGTGGTGGCCAATGGGCTGGACCAGCCCTGGGCAGAGGCCAGAGGGCCCAGCACACCTCCCTCACCTGCGCCCCATGTACTTGCGGTATTTCTTGCCCAGGAAGCGGCGGGAGGGCCGCCCGCGCCGCCGAGGGACGACGTCTGCCTCCTCAGCACCCGCGTTGGAGGAAGGGTCCTTGTTCTCGGAGTCGGACTGGCTGATGCTTGGCTCTGCCAGGCTCTCACCCGTCCCATTCTCCAGGCCAGAGGAACTGGCTGCCTCCGAGTTCTGCAGCTCACGGCTCAGTGTGCCTTGGGACGTCACCAGGGGTTCcacctcccctcctgctccacagaGCACAGCACGGCTCGGTCACACCCCCGCTGTTGGCTCCAGGAGCTTGTGcacccctccctgctccagcactgctgttgcctccctcctccctcacctTCTGGCACATCCTGAGGCATGTTCTCCAGGCGAGGGAGCTTGCGGGGTCTCCCCGGGCGTCGGCGCGGCCTCTCCTCGCTGGACGTGGGGACAGTGCGGCCGTACTTGGGCTGTCGCCCCCGTGGCTCATCCTCAGCTGGGTTGTAGTCACTGTCCTCTGCAGGCAAGTGCCCCAAAATGTCAGACCGAGAAGAGACTAAGCTACTTAAGATGTGGGGAGAGCAAGTCCTACCTTCAGGGTCATCAATAGCACCAGCATCCATGATATCATCATCTTCTTCTTCTggggcctcctcctcctccgtcTTTGGAGCAGCTCCCCCTTTTCGTGGTCGCCCTTTTTTCAAAGCCAGAGCTGAACCCACTGTCACAGAGAACAGGGAGAAAGCTCTTTTACCAGACTGTGTGCCAGAACAGGCCCTTATGCTCCAACTCCTCCCTTGTTTCTTCcccagagagcagagcctgTCTGCAGCAAGGTAAATTTCTCTCAGCCCTTGGCACTCACCTGGCTGGAAGTGACGTTCTTTCATGTGGTTAATCAGCGTTTTCTTGGAGACACTCTTGTACTGACACATCTTGCACTTGAACTGctgcaccaccaccacctccatcATCTCCTCCAGGGTCTCCATGTCTGGCTGGTCCAGCTCCTCCCCACCATCCGTCTCTTGACCCTGCTCTGGCTTTATGGACAGCTCCACCACTTCCAACTGTTTGGATGGGCCTGAAGGGCCAGGCTGCTCAAGGCACGTGGAGGTAGGTCCATCAGCAACAGCTTCTATCACCAAACTATTGGTCAGAGCAGATGTGGCCACCTGGGACACCATGGGAGCACCTGAAACACCAAAAACCCGCTCAGCCCAGGGGCAGACCGTCACTTGCATCCAGGGCTGTACCCGCactgggggcacagggctgaACACAAGCTCAGGGATGGCTCCTGACAGGACTGTGGAACAGGTGCCGAGGCAGATCCAGCTGGGATGCCCCCTCCAGGCCCCACTCCAGTGGCACAGGCTCACAGACAGACCCACCCACACAaacagcccaggttgctccctCACCATCATCAGGGCCTTGCAGAATGAGGTACTGGGTGGTCTCTGCCCCTCCATCCTCCGCACTGGTCACGGCAatgcagcctggcagggagagcagagaggtgaCTGCCAGACCCCAGGGCCACTGGGGCTCACTggggctctcccagctcagACACAAGCAAGAAGGTGTGAGAAGGGTCTGGCTCCCTGAATGGAGCCTGTCTGGGCTGAAGGAGCAGCTGTCCAGCAGCACGAGCTCCTTGTCAAACCCTCCAGCTACCACTTCTACTGCAGAGAAAACCCTGCTGACCTCTTAGACTCGATCTTAAGATGTtttttccaaccctaatgattccATGTCCATATTTCCCCCCACTTCCCGAgttctggcacagcagcagctccctcccagccccccaggGCTATCTCCAGGTGGGAGCACACACTCACTCTGGATGATGTCCGGCCCGATCGTGGACTCAATGATTTTGTCAATGGCAGAGCCCAGGTCCGAGGAAGTGGATGCAGTGGAGTCTGACACGACTGTGGCTCCATCAGTGACCACACTGGAGTGGACCAGGACTTGTGGGGACTCTGACACCATGATGGACTGGCTCACAGTGGAGACACTGGAGACCAAGGTGGATTGGGCGATGGAGGATGAGTCTGGCAGGTAAACCCGGGGAACGACATCTGTGCTGGAGCTACTCTCCGAGACCTCTTCCTGGTAGAAGAAAAATAgtccagctcagctcagctcagctcagctgagaCACCTTTGCCAGACCAAGCCCCTGGGGCAGCCAACATATGCAAATGACCCGGTGTATCACTGCAGAACTGCCAGGAAAGGCACCAGAGCAAATCCTTTGGTACCGACAAGGACCTGGACTTCCAAGGCTGTCCTTGCTACCAAGGGGAGTCCTGCTGCTCAGACCGGCAAGTACACACGGGATCAGAGGTGTAACAGAGCCTGCCGAGGCCGTAGAGCTCAGTCTGCCAGAAACGCCCAGAGAAACCCCCAGGAACCAGAACCACGGCCGCCACCCCGGCTCCTACCAAGGAGACCCCGCTGCTGTCAGAGCTCTGCCCCACGCCGGAGTCATCGGCGCGGGAGAGGGaccccggccccgcggcggcgTCGGTGCTGTCCGCCGACACGGCGTCCGAACTCCCGACGCCCAGCCCGCTCTCGGTGGGCTCCTCCTGCGCCTCCTGTGGGGCCGCGTCGCTGCTGCTCTCCACCGCATTCTCCTCCATGCCCGCCCTGCCGGGGCCCGCTACGCTCGACCTGCGGGGGGACCGCCGCTGTCagggccgccgccgccgcccgctccccgccggcTCCAGCCCCCTCGGGGGTCCCGGATgggcgggcgcggggccccGGAGAGGCCGCGGGTCCAtcccggggggtcccggcgCCGCCCGGTGCCCCGGTCCCGTCatgccccgcggccccgccgggccctCGGCCGCCATCTTTGCCGCGGGGTCCCCCCCGCCGCCTCCGCGCGCGCGCACacggcggggcggccccggtGCCGCCGGGGCGGGGAAGCCGCCACCGCGCCGGGGAGAGGGGGCCCCGCcaccgccgcccgcccg is part of the Chiroxiphia lanceolata isolate bChiLan1 chromosome 17, bChiLan1.pri, whole genome shotgun sequence genome and encodes:
- the ZNF335 gene encoding zinc finger protein 335 isoform X3, with amino-acid sequence MEENAVESSSDAAPQEAQEEPTESGLGVGSSDAVSADSTDAAAGPGSLSRADDSGVGQSSDSSGVSLEEVSESSSSTDVVPRVYLPDSSSIAQSTLVSSVSTVSQSIMVSESPQVLVHSSVVTDGATVVSDSTASTSSDLGSAIDKIIESTIGPDIIQSCIAVTSAEDGGAETTQYLILQGPDDGAPMVSQVATSALTNSLVIEAVADGPTSTCLEQPGPSGPSKQLEVVELSIKPEQGQETDGGEELDQPDMETLEEMMEVVVVQQFKCKMCQYKSVSKKTLINHMKERHFQPVGSALALKKGRPRKGGAAPKTEEEEAPEEEDDDIMDAGAIDDPEEDSDYNPAEDEPRGRQPKYGRTVPTSSEERPRRRPGRPRKLPRLENMPQDVPEGGEVEPLVTSQGTLSRELQNSEAASSSGLENGTGESLAEPSISQSDSENKDPSSNAGAEEADVVPRRRGRPSRRFLGKKYRKYMGRRYYYKSPKPLMRPYLCRICGSRFLTHDDLRFHVNSHEANDPQLFKCLQCSYRSRRWSSLKEHMFNHVGSKPYKCEECNYTSVYKKDVIRHSTVHSRDRKKRADPPPKLNSFPCPVCNRVYPMQKRLTQHMKTHSTEKPHMCDKCGKSFKKRYTFKMHLLTHIQAIANRRFKCEFCDYVCEDKKILLNHQLSHMNDKPYKCSICKYSTFREDFLVSHMAVKHTGGKPFACEFCHFTTKHKKNLRLHVQCRHADSFEEWAQRHPEEPPCRRRPFFTLQQIEELKQQHSQVQAPAEPEASPPAPLGPLTCHTVQAVTGAEPPVLSQSSLEGATIIYEQDVAGSAELATQTALDLLLNMSAQRELATGSLQVAVVKPDDPGETPGPCEPQAQEEEAKVDSKEQQQQKLVMLHMAEPGQTLVQEAYREASLGGSELQQITIPFGGTAEYSIIAPISEEIQAPGTLYSSEEESPVETSHAVVVSGTVMTEEALKDHNNHYIMSSSVPGSQFQTVEPLSGDAAVPSPVDGQEAQPTGVKWPLVQCVTRQLQKDSSLSPASEGQEVSSTKIKWPVLQGMAKKLSCKVSTGKKLSCKISTAKKFSCKICTAMFTGRAEMESHKRAHIGHSTFKCPDCNFTATLWPEVRSHMVQHASLRPHKCPHCSFASKNKKDLRRHMLTHTNEKPFACHVCGQRFNRNGHLKFHTQRLHSSEGKRPGPAAAQQTIILNSDEDTLATLHTALQAGQAVLAPERLQQALGQEHILVTQEQSVTSQEEAAYIQEITTADGQTVQHLVTADNQVQYIIAQEGVPHLLPQEYVVVPEGHHIQVQDGQITHIQYEQGSQFLPESQIQYMPVSPEQQLVTQAQLEAAAHSAVSVADAAMAQAQGVFSTEAAAEQIHQLQPGIHYDVITLAE